One segment of Neodiprion fabricii isolate iyNeoFabr1 chromosome 1, iyNeoFabr1.1, whole genome shotgun sequence DNA contains the following:
- the LOC124174468 gene encoding dolichol-phosphate mannosyltransferase subunit 3 has protein sequence MTKLMEWVFVATVFFSIWTAAITGSAQSTLLIKWRTPILYLPLTLIVLFGLYAVSVVLYRTFTFNNCEEAAVELQREIKEARADLRSKGLALKED, from the exons ATGACAAAGCTTATGGAATGGGTTTTTGTGGCCACAGTATTTTTCAGTATATGGACAGCTGCAATCACTGGTAGTGCCCAATCGACACTCCTAATTAAATGGCGAACACCAATATTATACCTTCCCCTAACATTAATTGTACTCTTTGGCTTATATGCTGTTAGTGTAGTTCTTTACCGAACTTTCACTTTCAACAATTGTGAAGAAGCTGCTGTAGAACTCCAAAGG GAAATCAAAGAAGCCAGAGCCGATCTTCGTAGCAAAGGCCTTGCACTTAAAGAAGATTAA